AAACTCATCGAATACTTCGAGGACGGCCGTCTCGAACTCTACAACCTGAGGGACGACCTCGGCGAGGCGAATGACCTGGCGGCGGCGATGCCAGAGAAGGCCCGCGAACTCCAGAAGATGCTGGCCGAGTGGCGGCGAACCGTCGGCGCCCAGATGCCCACGCCGAACCCCGACTACAAACCCGCGAAACCCTGAAAAAACAGAGGAGCCTGAACTTGAACCGCCGCGCGTTTCTGAAGGCCGCCGGGGCCGGCGCCGCCGCGATGGCCCTGGCGCACCGCAACCCAGAGGCATGCCCCCGCCGGCCAAGTCGCCACATGAAAGCCGCGCGCCTCACGAGGATCGGGTGAGCGGCAGGTCTTGGCCGCGTTTAGAGTTCCGGCCAGAGGACGTTCGTATCGCCGCCCTGAGGACCGCCCGCCGGCCAGATTTCCTGGCGAACGCCCACCAGTTTCCGGTACGCGATCTTGGGGTGAAGGTCCTTCCGCAGGAGCCCCCCGTGGGGGAAACCGTGGGGCTGCTCGTCCCAGAAATCGCGCCAGGAGACGGCCGTGACGAACGGCTTGGAAATGGCGATGTGGTAGAACTCGTCGAGCCAGTCGGATTGGACGACCTCGTCCCAGGGCTTGCGCCACACCCCCCCGGCTCCCGGCTGGTGGGCCGGGCCGCCGACGGTCGCCGCCTCGTCCGCATAACACGCGGACGGCACGCCGGCCGCCGTCACGTGCACCGGCTTGCCGAGCGAACCGAACAGGCTCAGCATCTCCGAGATGGCGAGCATGTCGCGGCAATAGAACCCTTCGCCGGCCGTCCCCAGAAACACCTGGAGGCCGATCACGTCGAAATCCACCCCCGCGTTGATGCACATTTCCGCGTAGTGGAACGGCCAGATGGAACGCTGGTTCGTCGCGTAATACTCGCCCCACGGCTGCACGAGGTCCAGCACCACCTTGGCCGACGGGTCGGTCCGCTTCACCGCCCGGGCACACACCCGCGTCAGTTCCAGGACTCGGTCCAGAGGAAGATTCATGCAGTTCTCGACGTGGAGTCCCGTCACGGCGTCCCAGTGGTCGATGTGGCCGCGATAGCGCTGCACGCAGCGCTCCACCTGGTCGAACACGTAGTCGCGGACGGCGCCGAAATCATTCTCCCAAATCCACACCCAGTCGGGCAGATAGGGCTCCGCGAAACGAATGAGCGACCCCCCCTTGATGGCGATGCCCTTCGCCTCAAACCAGTGGACCCAGCCGTCGTGCCAGCCCCAATGGAACTCCTGCTCGCGCGGCTCTATCAGCCGCCAGGTGAACGGCAGGGTGACGTAGTTGAAGGTTTCGACGAAACGTTCCTGGACGCGC
The DNA window shown above is from Planctomycetota bacterium and carries:
- a CDS encoding endo-1,4-beta-xylanase gives rise to the protein MLSFRVLMEGKPPERLDLDQIYLTSLEGQPIRARFRYVPDEAMLFCDRRAQGLAALNIPWPVQGAGRLMLRTALVPDAEEPYLLPLELARGRVADVWRKKDEWGYVYGGPTPGFEAELNEAKLLLARAMTALDSAVASAALAEEALAQAVALGEKLALGDAHVGIGIRRERGDLRRVDFGCYWEVFGDQPRVQERFVETFNYVTLPFTWRLIEPREQEFHWGWHDGWVHWFEAKGIAIKGGSLIRFAEPYLPDWVWIWENDFGAVRDYVFDQVERCVQRYRGHIDHWDAVTGLHVENCMNLPLDRVLELTRVCARAVKRTDPSAKVVLDLVQPWGEYYATNQRSIWPFHYAEMCINAGVDFDVIGLQVFLGTAGEGFYCRDMLAISEMLSLFGSLGKPVHVTAAGVPSACYADEAATVGGPAHQPGAGGVWRKPWDEVVQSDWLDEFYHIAISKPFVTAVSWRDFWDEQPHGFPHGGLLRKDLHPKIAYRKLVGVRQEIWPAGGPQGGDTNVLWPEL